From Arachis stenosperma cultivar V10309 chromosome 2, arast.V10309.gnm1.PFL2, whole genome shotgun sequence, one genomic window encodes:
- the LOC130962688 gene encoding uncharacterized protein LOC130962688, which yields MNREYEFRVGLEFKSLNQFQDAIKKHALLNGWDIRFRKNDEVRCRVVCKGRKKKFKWVCFASKVGGSNCFKIKTLTGKHTCGRNYSGRLASSSWISKKIGNNISRGKKMKLATVIQTIQDQYMANITVEILRENPGSSLSILVDRPSLTHQLRFMRMYMCLDAVKKGFLAGCRPIISVDGCHLKGDHGQQLLVAVGRNLNDNYSPIAVAAVEAETKDSWGWFLRCC from the exons ATGAACAGAGAGTATGAATTTCGGGTGGGACTGGAATTTAAATCATTAAATCAATTTCAAGATGCTATTAAGAAGCATGCCCTATTGAATGGTTGGGACATCAGGTTTCGAAAAAATGATGAGGTGAGGTGCAGAGTTGTTtgcaaaggaagaaagaaaaagttcaAGTGGGTTTGTTTTGCAAGTAAGGTTGGTGGTTCTAACTGTTTCAAGATCAAGACTTTGACTGGAAAACATACTTGTGGAAGGAATTATAGCGGAAGACTTGCATCAAGCAGTTGGATATCAAAGAAGATCGGCAACAACATCAGTAGAGGCAAGAAAATGAAGCTTGCGACAGTTATTCAGACCATCCAAGACCAATATATGGCCAATATCACTGTTG AGATACTTAGGGAGAATCCAGGATCTAGTCTGAGCATATTGGTTGATAGGCCTTCTCTTACGCACCAGCTCCGATTTATGAGAATGTATATGTGCCTTGATGCAGTCAAGAAAGGTTTCTTGGCAGGTTGTAGACCTATTATTAGCGTCGATGGTTGTCACTTGAAGGGTGACCATGGACAGCAGCTGCTAGTTGCTGTTGGCAGAAATCTGAATGACAATTACTCTCCGATTGCAGTGGCTGCAGTAGAGGCAGAGACTAAGGACAGCTGGGGGTGGTTCCTGAGATGCTGTTAA
- the LOC130962689 gene encoding uncharacterized protein LOC130962689 has protein sequence MIELYVEFEQQSGFGTVDEEVNVDELGDIDWEEDNNDSEEEFEANYEVDDENDDGDLANNPEVQNEANAICLFYLPCLTDGGAHVVGEGNAAVEDGEFSVRIEFGSRESVISAIKSYTISRGVDYDVYESEPQIFYTKWKGYGAGCNWLIRASLIQKKACWEIRRYNGKHTCPVGTISQDHAKLDSDTIADAIRPLVESDPSINVKSVIAEVQSRFNYTVSYRKAWLAKQKAVAKVFGDWEVSYQTLPVWSKAMTVKMSKSRVQIKTLPVYHESEEVQGVRVLHHIFWSFYPCIVAFRHCKPLVQVDGTHLYEKYKGALLIAVAQDRNQNIVPIAFAIVEDETTDAWEFFLTNLQRYVVTIDGVGIIFDRHTSIDAAITRSNGAWSPPRAWHMYCIRHVGSNFLRRFKAPYLHKLVVNTGISTRCYGSIDSTFVASAYD, from the exons ATGATAGAGCTATACGTTGAGTTTGAACAGCAGTCAGGGTTTGGCACGGTCGACGAGGAGGTCAATGTTGATGAGCTCGGGGATATAGATTGGGAAGAAGATAATAATGACAGTGAAGAGGAGTTCGAAGCTAACTATGAAGTCGATGACGAAAACGATGACGGAGACTTGGCAAACAATCCGGAGGTGCAAAATGAAGCAAATGCGATT tgtttattttatttgcctTGCCTGACTGATGGTGGTGCGCATGTCGTAGGTGAAGGCAACGCTGCGGTGGAAGATGGCGAGTTTAGTGTTAGAATAGAATTTGGTTCGAGAGAGTCGGTGATATCTGCAATCAAAAGCTACACTATCTCTAGAGGAGTTGATTACGATGTGTATGAGTCTGAGCCGCAGATATTCTATACGAAATGGAAGGGGTATGGTGCAGGGTGCAATTGGCTTATCCGAGCTAGCTTGattcaaaagaaagcttgttgGGAGATTAGGAGATACAATGGCAAGCACACGTGCCCCGTGGGAACAATATCACAAGATCATGCCAAGTTGGACTCGGACACAATTGCAGATGCCATTAGGCCGTTGGTCGAATCAGACCCCTCGATAAATGTGAAGTCTGTTATTGCAGAAGTTCAATCCAGGTTCAACTACACTGTAAGTTACCGCAAGGCTTGGTTGGCAAAGCAAAAAGCTGTTGCCAAGGTTTTCGGTGATTGGGAAGTTTCTTACCAGACTCTGCCAGTATGGTCGAAAGCAATGACGGTGAAGATGTCAAAGTCTCGCGTTCAAATCAAAACGCTCCCCGTTTACCATGAGAGTGAGGAGGTTCAAGGTGTAAGAGTTCTGCACCATATTTTTTGGAGCTTTTATCCGTGTATTGTAGCATTTAGACACTGCAAGCCATTGGTGCAAGTTGATGGTACGCACCTGTACGAAAAATATAAAGGTGCACTTCTGATAGCGGTTGCACAAGATAGGAATCAAAACATTGTGCCTATTGCATTTGCGATAGTCGAGGATGAGACGACAGACGCATGGGAGTTTTTCCTAACGAATTTGCAGAGATATGTTGTTACCATTGATGGTGTAGGTATTATTTTTGACCGCCATACCTCCATCGATGCTGCAATAACTCGCAGTAACGGTGCATGGTCACCACCAAGGGCGTGGCACATGTACTGCATCAGGCACGTCGGGTCCAACTTCTTAAGGAGGTTCAAGGCTCCATATTTGCATAAACTCGTGGTGAACACAGGAATTTCAACTCGCTGTTATGGTTCTATTGATAGTACATTTGTGGCATCTGCTTATGACTAA